A genome region from Urocitellus parryii isolate mUroPar1 chromosome X, mUroPar1.hap1, whole genome shotgun sequence includes the following:
- the Nup62cl gene encoding nucleoporin-62 C-terminal-like protein isoform X2: MDSTTTTSTTTTTTVTTNTTTTITSGFNLNLRPLTSPGINNTDPVSVSSVPLTSTVNSIVTPVMTYGQLDGLINKWSLELEDQEKYFLRQATRVNAWDCTLIENAEEISILHGEVEKVKLDQKRLEQELDFILSQQRELEDLLTPLEKTVKDQSESVYLQHEDKEYERIYKLAETIDAQLKRMSQDLKDITGHLNTFGNPAATTDRLQHICKILNAHLDSLQWINQNSGMMQKKVEEITKIFEDFQSKEQERNVKITFD; the protein is encoded by the exons cTACAACTTCAACAACTACCACCACCACTGTTACCACCAATACTACTACCACAATTACTAGTGGCTTTAACCTGAATCTAAGACCACTGACATCCCCTGGGATTAATAACACTGATCCAGTCAGTGTTTCTTCTGTACCTCTTACTTCAACTGTCAA ttcaaTAGTAACTCCAGTGATGACATATGGTCAGTTGGATGGTCTGATAAACAAGTGGAGTCTTGAGCTAGAGGATCAAGAAAAGTATTTTCTTCGTCAGGCCACTCGAGTCAATGCTTGGGACTGCACATTGATAGAGAATGCTGAGGAG ATTTCTATTTTACATGGAGAAGTGGAAAAAGTGAAACTGGATCAGAAAAG ATTGGAGCAAGAATTAGATTTTATCCTGTCACAGCAGAGGGAACTAGAAGATCTTTTGACTCCTTTAGAGAAGACTGTGAAGGACCAAAGCGAGTCTGTTTATCTGCAGCATGAAGATAAAGAATATGAGAGGAT TTACAAATTAGCAGAAACTATAGATGCTCAGCTGAAACGAATGTCCCAAGATCTCAAGGACATTACTGGTCACCTGAATACATTTGGAAATCCTGCTGCCACTACTGATCGG CTCCAGCACATCTGCAAAATTCTGAATGCTCATCTGGACTCTCTGCAGTGGATTAATCAGAATTCAG GAATGATGCAAAAGAAGGTGGAAGAGATAACAAAGATTTTTGAGGATTTTCAAAGCAAGGAGCAGGAACGCAATGTGAAGATTACCTTTGACTAA